A single region of the Brienomyrus brachyistius isolate T26 chromosome 10, BBRACH_0.4, whole genome shotgun sequence genome encodes:
- the LOC125750101 gene encoding copper chaperone for superoxide dismutase-like has product MESDAIMKLEFAVQMTCNNCVKAVQSALEVPGVQSVAIDLAQEQVLVESTLTSQAVQALIESTGRRAVLKGMGTSGQDLGAAVAMIGGVGPIQGVVRFLQVTPERCLIDGTIDGLQMGLHGLHVHELGDLTQDCLSCGEHYNPFGRQHGAPQDIERHAGDLGNILAGPDGRALFRLEDSQLKVWDIIGRSLVVDSGEDDLGKGDHPLSKITGNSGQRLACGIIARSAGLFENQKKICACDGVTLWEERDRPLAGPGRRAPETPAANL; this is encoded by the exons ATGGAATCGGACGCTATAATGAAG TTGGAGTTTGCAGTGCAGATGACGTGTAACAACTGTGTGAAGGCTGTCCAATCGGCTTTGGAAGTACCAG GAGTGCAGTCTGTGGCGATAGACCTGGCACAGGAGCAAGTCCTGGTGGAGTCCACACTAACGTCTCAGGCGGTGCAGGCGCTGATTGAGAGCACAGGGCGGCGTGCTGTGCTGAAAGGAATGGGCACTTCAGGGCAAG ACCTGGGTGCGGCTGTGGCGATGATTGGCGGCGTgggccccatccagggtgtggtGCGCTTCCTTCAGGTCACCCCTGAGCGCTGCCTGATTGACGGGACCATTGACGGCTTGCAGATGGGCCTCCATGGCTTACATGTCCATGAGCTTGGGGATCTCACACAGGACTGCCTGAG CTGTGGGGAGCATTACAATCCTTTTGGAAGACAACACGGTGCTCCCCAGGACATAGAGAGG CATGCAGGAGACCTGGGAAATATCCTAGCAGGCCCAGATGGCAGGGCGTTGTTTCGCCTGGAGGACTCTCAGTTGAAG GTGTGGGACATTATTGGACGCTCTCTGGTTGTGGACTCTGGAGAGGATGACCTTGGTAAAGGagaccatccattgtctaaaatAACTGGAAATTCTGGACAGAG GCTTGCCTGTGGCATCATCGCTCGCTCTGCTGGCCTCTTCGAAAACCAAAAGAAGATCTGTGCCTGTGACGGAGTCACTCTTTGGGAGGAGAGAGATCGGCCTCTTGCAGGTCCTGGCCGCAGGGCCCCTGAGACACCAGCAGCCAATTTGTGA
- the rbm14b gene encoding RNA-binding protein 14b, translating into MDKSNTVKLFVGNLALDTTQEELSSIFEPYGSVVSCSVLRQFAFVHLQGEGAAARAIKELNGREFRGRNLVVEESRGRPLHSTKVFVGNLSGMCTTEDLQELFQTFGKVLECDKVKGYAFVHMENKEDALQAIEALHGTSFKGRPLSVELSKVQPSKQAPTGKIPCVSCGKQGHYAGECPMGKPTLEQYQSQAAVLAAAAAAAAGLPLQVQQSVHNSVYNTSTFDPTYAALTGLTTRNRSDGTPVSPAVYGALASQVYGAVANQLYGSMANQALTSGATQVYSGMSTSEYGQVTNDSAAAAAVAAAAAYNTQMYPPAMGSPMYLGAGEVPSGTAAVNPAYSVAPALYSASPAYGSTDPTAQAIFKAARAHYFAQGQQVLAEQQAGAKSGERDRSPLRRSAPLLPDPVPKPFMQQRPKRRALLPTPSSRPEDGAAAEEDPVARYYADYYQQYQQYPQYQYAYPPPDPLPPVPGQDAPQPPAPGAATSPRLYEPPPPPSSHKEPLFRRPELPPHTPEPPFR; encoded by the exons ATGGATAAGAGCAACACAGTGAAGCTGTTTGTGGGGAATTTGGCCCTGGACACGACCCAAGAAGAGCTGTCCTCCATCTTTGAGCCTTATGGGTCTGTGGTGAGCTGCAGTGTGCTCAGGCAGTTTGCCTTTGTGCACCTGCAGGGCGAGGGCGCTGCTGCCAGGGCCATCAAGGAGTTGAATGGCCGTGAATTTCGTGGGCGTAACCTGGTTGTGGAGGAGTCACGTGGGAGGCCATTGCACTCGACCAAGGTGTTTGTGGGTAACCTGAGCGGTATGTGCACCACAGAGGACCTGCAGGAGCTTTTCCAGACGTTTGGGAAAGTGCTGGAGTGTGACAAGGTCAAAG GCTATGCCTTTGTGCACATGGAGAACAAAGAGGATGCGCTGCAGGCCATCGAGGCGCTTCACGGGACCTCCTTCAAGGGCCGCCCACTTTCCGTGGAGCTCTCCAAGGTGCAGCCCAGCAAGCAGGCGCCCACCGGCAAAATCCCCTGTGTGAGCTGCGGCAAGCAGGGTCACTACGCGGGGGAGTGCCCCATGGGCAAGCCCACTCTGGAGCAGTACCAGAGCCAGGCTGCTGTGCTGGCAGCTGCTGCCGCTGCCGCTGCTGGGCTCCCACTGCAGGTGCAGCAAAGCGTCCACAACTCGGTGTACAACACGTCCACCTTCGACCCCACGTACGCGGCCCTCACGGGCCTGACGACCCGCAACCGATCTGACGGTACTCCGGTGAGCCCGGCTGTGTACGGGGCCCTCGCCAGCCAGGTGTACGGCGCCGTTGCCAACCAGCTCTATGGCTCCATGGCCAATCAGGCACTGACCTCTGGCGCCACCCAGGTGTACAGTGGCATGAGCACTTCAGAGTATGGCCAGGTGACAAACGACtcggccgccgccgccgccgttGCCGCCGCCGCTGCCTACAACACCCAGATGTACCCACCGGCCATGGGCAGCCCCATGTATCTGGGGGCCGGGGAAGTTCCCTCGGGCACAGCGGCCGTGAACCCTGCGTACAGCGTGGCGCCTGCCCTCTACAGCGCCAGTCCAGCCTATGGGAGCACTGACCCAACGGCACAGGCCATCTTCAAGGCGGCACGGGCACATTACTTTGCCCAAGGCCAGCAGGTCCTTGCCGAGCAGCAGGCCGGAGCAAAGTCAGGCGAGCGAGACCGCAGCCCTTTGCGCCGCTCGGCGCCTTTGCTCCCCGACCCGGTGCCCAAACCATTCATGCAACAGAGGCCCAAACGTAGAGCCCTCCTGCCCACACCCTCGAGCCGGCCAGAGGATGGCGCTGCAGCGGAGGAAGATCCCGTGGCGAG GTATTATGCAGACTATTACCAGCAGTACCAACAGTACCCCCAGTACCAGTATGCCTACCCACCCCCAGACCCCCTGCCCCCTGTGCCTGGCCAGGATGCCCCTCAGCCTCCTGCCCCGGGTGCTGCCACGTCGCCCAGACTGTATGAGCCGCCGCCTCCGCCGTCGTCGCACAAGGAGCCCCTCTTCCGCCGCCCTGAGCTCCCCCCTCACACTCCAGAGCCCCCGTTCCGATAG